In Melanotaenia boesemani isolate fMelBoe1 chromosome 18, fMelBoe1.pri, whole genome shotgun sequence, the following proteins share a genomic window:
- the si:ch211-140b10.6 gene encoding protein POLR1D-like has protein sequence MAEENELEKRAIEELLKETDRARVRAETMGPAGWLKCPLQSTNKRFLLNTLRSTGLQQRTDESRAPHSTTRERLRSESPERRRQRSRTPPIYQRSNGGNSNHKYHHRDCRPNQDKRRLDRDKDRHRDDRVRKHADGQTRDKTGRHRFHE, from the exons ATGGCGGAAGAAAATGAGTTGGAAAA GCGCGCAATAGAGGAACTCCTCAAGGAGACTGACAGAGCTCGGGTGAGGGCAGAGACCATGGGCCCTGCAGGATG GTTGAAATGCCCACTGCAAAGCACTAACAAGCGCTTCCTCCTCAACACCCTGCGCTCCACCGGCCTGCAGCAGCGCACAGACGAATCTAGAGCCCCACACTCCACCACAAGAGAGCGCCTGAGAAGCGAATCCCCGGAAAGACGGCGTCAACGCAGCAGAACACCTCCAATATATCAAAGGAGTAATGGAGGCAACTCGAATCATAAATATCATCACAGGGACTGCCGCCCAAACCAAGATAAGAGGAGGCTGGACAGAGATAAGGACAGACACAGAGACGACAGAGTGAGGAAACATGCCGATGGACAGACCAGAGACAAAACAGGAAGACACAGATTCCATGAATGA